In one window of Pseudomonas sp. IAC-BECa141 DNA:
- a CDS encoding ornithine cyclodeaminase family protein — protein sequence MSSTPYVIDQTQARELLARIDVPQILRKLFRDLAAGHAVQPAQQLVEFPQGAGDFINYLGVLAEDGVYGVKTSPYIVREQGPLVTAWTLLMSMQTGQPLLLCDAGELTTARTAATTAVAVDALAPSNAKRLAIIGSGKVAQAHLHYVKTLRDWQSISVYSPTLSEDPATIRQLQALDPRVSIAGSREAAIAEADVVMLCTSSAGPVIDPATLNKPALITSISTNAPRAHEVPPQSLNDMQVFCDYRLTTPGSAGEMLIAREQHGWDNSAILGDLADLLSEKVQRPDYQRHVFFRSIGLGLEDIALANAIYQLQR from the coding sequence ATGTCCAGTACGCCCTACGTGATCGACCAAACCCAGGCCCGCGAGCTGTTGGCCCGGATCGATGTGCCGCAGATCCTGCGCAAGCTGTTCCGCGATCTGGCGGCCGGGCATGCGGTGCAACCGGCGCAGCAACTGGTGGAATTTCCCCAGGGCGCCGGGGACTTCATCAACTATCTGGGCGTGCTGGCAGAAGATGGCGTGTACGGAGTCAAGACCTCGCCGTACATCGTTCGCGAACAAGGCCCGCTGGTGACGGCATGGACGCTGTTGATGTCGATGCAGACCGGTCAACCGTTGCTGCTCTGCGATGCTGGCGAACTGACCACCGCCCGCACGGCGGCAACCACAGCTGTCGCCGTCGACGCCCTGGCCCCTTCGAACGCAAAACGTCTGGCAATCATCGGCAGCGGCAAGGTCGCCCAGGCGCACCTGCATTACGTCAAAACGTTGCGCGACTGGCAGAGCATCAGTGTGTATTCACCTACCTTGAGCGAAGACCCGGCAACCATCCGACAACTGCAAGCCCTCGATCCACGGGTGAGCATCGCCGGAAGCCGCGAAGCCGCCATCGCCGAGGCCGACGTAGTCATGCTCTGCACTTCGTCCGCAGGACCTGTGATCGACCCGGCGACCTTGAACAAACCAGCGCTGATCACCTCGATCAGCACCAACGCACCGCGCGCCCACGAAGTGCCGCCGCAAAGCCTCAACGACATGCAGGTGTTCTGCGACTATCGCCTGACCACCCCGGGCTCGGCCGGCGAGATGCTGATCGCCCGCGAACAACATGGCTGGGACAATAGCGCGATCCTCGGCGACCTGGCGGATCTGCTCAGCGAAAAAGTGCAGCGCCCCGATTACCAGCGTCACGTGTTTTTCCGCTCCATCGGTCTGGGTCTGGAAGACATCGCCCTGGCCAATGCCATCTATCAATTGCAGCGCTGA
- the rhlB gene encoding ATP-dependent RNA helicase RhlB: MTVLKALKKMFGKSEAEQLAPVPTAPSHAPGHRNDASQAGRQTPATPPKHEPKPAPAATPATEPARSEAPKPARPRREPKPKAPVIPWKLEDFVVEPQEGKTRFHDFKLAPELMHAIHDLGFPYCTPIQAQVLGYTLAGKDAIGRAQTGTGKTAAFLISIITQLLQTPPPKERYMGEPRALIIAPTRELVVQIAKDAADLTKYTGLNVMTFVGGMDFDKQLKHLEARHCDILVATPGRLLDFNQRGDVHLDMVEVMVLDEADRMLDMGFIPQVRQIIRQTPPKSERQTLLFSATFTDDVMNLAKQWTTDPAIVEIEVTNVANENVEQHIYAVAGADKYKLLFNLVNDNGWERVIVFANRKDEVRRIEERLVRDGINAAQLSGDVPQHKRIKTLEGFREGRIRVLVATDVAGRGIHIDGISHVINFTLPEVPDDYVHRIGRTGRAGADGVSISFAGEDDSYQLPSIEEKLGRKISCETPPTHLLRAVERKRPQ; the protein is encoded by the coding sequence ATGACCGTGCTCAAAGCACTCAAGAAAATGTTCGGTAAAAGCGAGGCTGAGCAGCTCGCGCCAGTCCCCACTGCGCCGTCGCACGCCCCCGGTCATCGCAACGATGCCAGCCAGGCCGGCCGCCAGACGCCCGCCACGCCCCCAAAGCACGAACCGAAACCCGCTCCGGCTGCCACGCCCGCCACTGAGCCTGCGCGCAGCGAAGCCCCGAAACCGGCCAGACCACGTCGCGAACCCAAGCCCAAGGCGCCGGTGATTCCCTGGAAGCTCGAAGACTTCGTCGTCGAGCCACAGGAAGGCAAGACCCGCTTCCACGATTTCAAGCTCGCCCCGGAACTGATGCATGCCATCCACGACCTGGGCTTCCCGTATTGCACGCCGATCCAGGCTCAGGTGCTGGGTTATACCCTCGCCGGCAAAGACGCCATCGGCCGCGCCCAGACTGGCACCGGCAAGACCGCCGCGTTCCTGATCTCGATCATCACCCAGCTGTTGCAGACCCCGCCGCCGAAAGAGCGCTACATGGGCGAGCCACGGGCGCTGATCATCGCGCCGACCCGTGAACTGGTGGTGCAGATCGCCAAGGACGCCGCCGACCTGACCAAGTACACCGGCCTCAACGTCATGACATTCGTCGGCGGCATGGACTTCGACAAGCAGCTCAAGCACCTCGAAGCGCGCCATTGCGACATCCTCGTCGCAACGCCTGGCCGCCTGCTCGACTTCAACCAGCGCGGCGACGTGCACCTGGACATGGTTGAAGTGATGGTGCTGGACGAAGCCGACCGCATGCTCGACATGGGCTTCATCCCGCAAGTGCGTCAGATCATTCGCCAGACTCCGCCGAAAAGCGAACGCCAGACCCTGCTGTTCTCCGCGACCTTCACCGATGACGTGATGAACCTCGCCAAGCAGTGGACCACCGATCCTGCGATCGTCGAAATCGAGGTCACCAACGTGGCCAACGAAAATGTCGAACAGCACATCTATGCGGTGGCCGGTGCCGACAAATACAAACTGCTCTTCAACCTGGTCAACGACAACGGCTGGGAGCGAGTGATCGTGTTCGCCAACCGCAAGGACGAAGTGCGGCGCATCGAGGAACGCCTGGTGCGCGACGGCATCAACGCCGCGCAATTGTCCGGCGACGTGCCGCAGCACAAGCGGATCAAGACGCTTGAAGGCTTCCGCGAAGGCAGGATCCGCGTCCTGGTCGCCACCGACGTGGCCGGTCGCGGTATCCACATCGACGGCATCAGCCACGTGATCAACTTCACCCTGCCGGAAGTCCCGGACGACTATGTGCACCGCATCGGTCGTACCGGTCGTGCTGGCGCCGACGGTGTGTCGATCAGCTTCGCCGGTGAAGACGACTCCTATCAGTTGCCGTCCATCGAAGAAAAACTCGGTCGCAAGATCAGCTGTGAAACGCCGCCGACCCATCTGTTGCGGGCGGTTGAGCGCAAGCGTCCACAGTAA
- a CDS encoding alpha/beta hydrolase, with product MTEPLILQPVKPADACVIWLHGLGADRYDFLPVAEALQESLLSTRFVLPQAPTRPVTINGGYAMPSWYDIKAMSPARSIDHDELEASADRIIELIEEQRSSGIDASRIFLAGFSQGGAVVYHTAFLKWQGPLGGVLALSTYAPTFSDELELSASQQRIPALALHGQFDNVVQNSMGRTAYEYLKAHGVTVTWQEYPMEHEVLPEEIRDIGVWLSERLR from the coding sequence ATGACCGAGCCCTTGATTCTTCAGCCTGTTAAGCCCGCAGACGCCTGCGTGATCTGGCTGCACGGCCTCGGCGCCGACCGCTACGACTTTCTGCCGGTGGCCGAAGCGCTTCAGGAAAGCCTGCTGAGCACACGTTTCGTGCTGCCTCAGGCGCCGACGCGCCCGGTGACGATAAATGGCGGATATGCCATGCCAAGCTGGTACGACATCAAAGCCATGAGCCCGGCACGGTCGATCGACCACGATGAGCTGGAAGCGTCCGCCGATCGCATCATCGAATTGATCGAAGAACAGCGAAGCAGCGGAATAGACGCATCGCGGATTTTCCTCGCCGGTTTTTCCCAGGGCGGCGCCGTGGTCTATCACACCGCGTTTCTGAAATGGCAGGGGCCGCTGGGCGGGGTACTGGCATTATCGACATACGCGCCGACGTTCAGCGATGAACTGGAGTTATCCGCCAGCCAGCAACGGATTCCGGCACTGGCGCTGCACGGCCAGTTCGACAACGTGGTGCAGAACTCGATGGGTCGCACGGCTTATGAGTATCTCAAGGCCCATGGTGTCACCGTGACATGGCAGGAATACCCAATGGAGCACGAAGTGTTACCCGAAGAAATTCGCGACATCGGCGTGTGGCTCAGCGAACGCTTGCGCTGA